One Mixta gaviniae genomic window carries:
- a CDS encoding diguanylate cyclase: protein MTTDTFSPAQNAPFSLRPALLLGLLCFFASLFCLELSAFDNPISPIWYATAIMTMTVFRCRDRSLALWLAACLIGTLCANLLMFGPRWGLLAFSLINLLQGILGGLLLRMLLRAEAPLGSLLSWCKMVVAAGMLMPLLGGLMATWWLHIIGGAPDLHFFSTWVLSEIIGMLALGPVCLLWQSGYLRQQAQQQALLEPLATLAVSLLLCCLALRFLPWPFTFVIVILFWVAVRLPRLDAFFVFFANVSLMSLMLALNLIELRAASPAFIITAPWLPFLLVLIPSHIMTLVMFSFREEKKHISESEQRFRNAMEYSAIGMALVTPQGKWLQVNQALCRLLGYPPHHLQQMSWQQITWPDDLAADLQQAESLLRGEQNYYTLEKRYIRQDGEAVWVLQAVSLMRDVDGHPLYFISQIEDISDLKQSEAENQRLMERITLANEAGGIGVWEWDVTHDVMSWDKRMFAIYELEPTDRPTYEFWLARLHPDDRAMAEEAVRRALEESVPFTMDCRILTRNGIRYIRTQAESLLNEEGAIARMLGINQDVTELRMLTEALYQEKERMHITLDAIGEAVISTDEELRVTFMNPIAEQMSGWTQEQAEGKPVGDILRITHGAQGPEMENILRSNLPQAAAVTDLDRDLILHNANGEQFAIHYSLTPLTTLTGESIGSVLVIQDVSESREMLKRLHYSASHDMLTRLPNRASFEHQLKRLLLAAAEQQHVLAFIDLDRFKAVNDSAGHAAGDALLRELAEMMGHLLRGNDFLARLGGDEFGLLLPDCGIDDARKVVQRIVTAINDHRFLWEGKLHRIGASAGLTLISAHNCQSSEVLAQADLACYNAKHNGRGQLSVYETRLQQRQDFALSHDDMVKLIEQPMRWQAWAVSAPHTPQSANFHLLQPRLTDSQGHEIDVEAFRASLSDETLCERLDRALLDSFFSRHASGVSHKALNVVLPLSGEGLLNPRTLNQLLEQLAAGPLRGELVTISLEASALLNHVDALHPALRQLRQLGCRILLRHFGRNLEAFDHLPQADIDFLQLAPDLIANVHFSLMDEMLVSIIHGQAQRLNIATVAGPVELPIALTALASIGIEAVWGTAVNGGEPLGALLENSFFAIK, encoded by the coding sequence GGCTGCTCGCCTTCTCGCTGATTAATCTGCTGCAGGGTATTTTGGGCGGCCTGCTGCTGCGTATGCTGCTGCGCGCCGAGGCGCCGCTCGGCTCGCTGCTAAGCTGGTGCAAAATGGTGGTGGCGGCCGGCATGCTGATGCCGCTGCTGGGCGGGCTGATGGCGACCTGGTGGCTGCATATCATCGGCGGCGCGCCTGACCTGCACTTTTTCTCCACCTGGGTGCTGTCGGAGATCATCGGCATGCTGGCGCTGGGGCCGGTCTGCCTGCTGTGGCAATCGGGCTACCTGCGTCAGCAGGCGCAGCAGCAGGCCCTGCTGGAGCCGCTGGCGACGCTGGCCGTTTCGCTGCTGCTCTGCTGCCTGGCGCTGCGCTTTTTGCCCTGGCCCTTTACCTTTGTCATTGTCATTCTGTTTTGGGTGGCGGTACGCCTGCCGCGGCTCGACGCCTTTTTCGTCTTTTTCGCCAATGTTTCGCTGATGTCGCTGATGCTGGCGCTTAATCTGATTGAGCTACGCGCCGCCAGCCCCGCTTTTATCATCACCGCCCCCTGGCTCCCTTTTCTGCTGGTGCTGATCCCCAGCCATATTATGACGCTGGTCATGTTCTCGTTTCGCGAGGAGAAAAAGCATATCAGCGAAAGCGAGCAGCGTTTTCGCAACGCCATGGAGTATTCCGCCATCGGCATGGCGCTGGTCACGCCGCAGGGGAAATGGCTGCAGGTAAACCAGGCGCTGTGCCGCCTGCTCGGCTATCCGCCGCACCATCTGCAGCAGATGAGCTGGCAGCAGATCACCTGGCCTGACGATCTCGCCGCCGACCTGCAGCAGGCGGAGAGCCTGCTGCGCGGCGAGCAAAACTACTACACGCTGGAAAAACGTTATATCCGTCAGGATGGCGAAGCGGTCTGGGTGCTGCAGGCGGTATCGCTGATGCGCGACGTGGATGGCCATCCGCTCTACTTTATTTCACAAATTGAAGATATCAGCGATCTCAAGCAGAGCGAGGCGGAAAACCAACGGCTGATGGAGCGCATCACGCTGGCGAACGAAGCGGGCGGCATCGGCGTCTGGGAGTGGGATGTCACCCATGACGTGATGAGCTGGGATAAGCGGATGTTCGCCATCTACGAGCTGGAGCCCACCGATCGCCCCACCTATGAATTCTGGCTCGCGCGGCTGCATCCCGACGATCGCGCCATGGCGGAGGAAGCGGTGCGGCGCGCACTGGAAGAGAGCGTACCCTTTACCATGGATTGCCGCATTCTTACCCGCAACGGCATCCGCTATATTCGTACCCAGGCGGAAAGCCTGCTTAATGAAGAGGGTGCCATCGCCCGTATGCTGGGCATCAATCAGGATGTCACCGAGCTGCGCATGCTGACCGAAGCGCTCTATCAGGAAAAAGAGCGTATGCACATTACGCTGGACGCGATTGGCGAAGCGGTGATCAGCACCGACGAAGAGCTGCGCGTCACCTTTATGAACCCGATAGCGGAACAGATGAGCGGCTGGACGCAGGAGCAGGCGGAAGGCAAGCCCGTCGGCGATATTCTGCGCATCACTCATGGCGCGCAGGGGCCGGAAATGGAGAACATTCTGCGCAGCAATCTGCCGCAGGCGGCGGCCGTGACCGATCTCGACCGCGACCTGATCCTGCATAACGCCAACGGCGAGCAGTTTGCCATTCACTACAGCCTGACGCCGCTGACCACCCTGACGGGCGAAAGCATCGGCAGCGTGCTGGTGATTCAGGATGTCAGCGAATCGCGTGAAATGCTGAAACGTCTGCACTACAGCGCCTCGCACGATATGCTGACGCGGCTGCCTAACCGCGCCAGCTTCGAGCATCAGCTGAAGCGGCTGCTGCTTGCCGCCGCGGAACAGCAGCATGTGCTGGCGTTTATCGATCTCGATCGCTTCAAGGCGGTGAACGATAGCGCCGGCCACGCTGCCGGCGACGCGCTGCTGCGCGAGCTGGCGGAAATGATGGGCCACCTGCTGCGCGGCAACGATTTCCTGGCGCGCCTCGGCGGTGACGAATTCGGCCTGCTGCTGCCCGACTGCGGCATCGATGACGCGCGCAAAGTGGTGCAGCGCATCGTCACCGCCATCAACGACCACCGTTTCCTGTGGGAAGGTAAGCTGCATCGTATCGGCGCCAGCGCCGGCCTGACGCTAATCAGCGCCCATAATTGCCAGAGCAGCGAGGTGCTGGCGCAGGCGGATCTCGCCTGCTACAACGCCAAGCACAACGGCCGCGGACAGCTGTCGGTATATGAAACGCGCCTGCAGCAGCGGCAGGATTTTGCGCTCTCGCATGACGATATGGTCAAACTGATCGAGCAGCCAATGCGCTGGCAGGCCTGGGCGGTCTCCGCGCCGCATACGCCACAGTCGGCGAACTTCCATCTGCTGCAGCCGCGCCTCACCGACAGTCAGGGACATGAGATTGATGTTGAAGCGTTCCGCGCCAGTCTGAGTGATGAGACGCTATGCGAGCGGCTCGACCGCGCCCTGCTCGACAGTTTTTTCAGTCGCCACGCCTCGGGCGTCTCCCATAAGGCGCTGAATGTCGTGCTGCCGCTGTCAGGCGAAGGGCTGCTTAATCCGCGCACGCTAAACCAGCTGCTTGAGCAGCTCGCCGCCGGGCCGCTGCGCGGCGAGCTGGTGACTATCAGCCTCGAAGCCAGCGCGCTGCTCAATCATGTCGACGCGCTGCATCCGGCGCTGCGGCAGCTGCGGCAGCTGGGCTGCCGCATACTGCTGCGCCATTTCGGCCGCAATCTGGAGGCGTTCGATCATCTGCCGCAGGCGGATATCGATTTTCTGCAGCTGGCGCCCGATCTGATCGCCAATGTGCATTTCAGCCTGATGGATGAAATGCTGGTTTCAATTATTCATGGCCAGGCGCAGCGGCTGAATATCGCTACCGTCGCCGGGCCGGTGGAGCTGCCGATCGCGCTGACGGCGCTGGCGAGCATCGGCATCGAGGCTGTCTGGGGCACGGCGGTCAACGGCGGTGAGCCGCTGGGCGCGCTGCTGGAGAACAGCTTTTTCGCCATTAAATAG